A single genomic interval of Microbacterium sp. BLY harbors:
- a CDS encoding VOC family protein → MSGLIPYLLFPGNAAEALGHYRDVFGGELQLMDYASAGRHDGPGDAVAHGQLGGPVELAAADAGADDDAVQMNGMFLSLLGTADPGTLTRWYDELSAGGRVIDPLQQRPWGDVDGTLVDRYGIRWLIGFHPDD, encoded by the coding sequence ATGAGCGGACTGATCCCGTACCTGCTGTTCCCCGGCAACGCCGCAGAGGCGCTCGGCCACTACCGCGACGTCTTCGGAGGCGAGCTCCAGCTGATGGATTACGCGAGCGCCGGTCGTCACGACGGCCCGGGCGACGCGGTCGCGCACGGACAGCTCGGCGGCCCGGTCGAACTCGCCGCGGCCGACGCGGGAGCCGATGACGACGCGGTGCAGATGAACGGGATGTTCCTCTCGCTCCTCGGCACGGCCGACCCCGGAACGCTCACCCGCTGGTACGACGAGCTTTCCGCCGGTGGCCGCGTGATCGATCCGCTGCAGCAACGCCCGTGGGGAGACGTCGACGGCACCCTCGTCGACCGCTACGGCATCCGCTGGCTGATCGGCTTCCACCCCGACGACTGA
- a CDS encoding GntP family transporter, whose protein sequence is MLPLPILILIGLAGLGLLLLLIIRFKMQAFYALILVSIIVGIAAGLPLTTIPADGDTPEQLGVIQAIIAGVGGTLGSVAVLVALGSMLGKIIELSGGADALAGRFTGWLGPKRVGIALVIAAGVLAIPVFFDAGFIILIPIVFAFSKAAGLNPIKFGLPVAGIMLAVHVAVPPHPGIVGGSAILGADIGWVTIFSLAISVPLGVLSYLVAKWINTREFAMLAATKEMYDNFGTEKSTLTGGLGEGEKAPGAGTVLGLILLPLVLIMLGTAVAPLFEAGTFWNGFLSMVGQPIFALMVAIAAAMYLLGIRRGWSAAHLGEVMESALPAAAVIILVTGAGGAFGRILTETGIGGAVAEVLAASGMPLLLAAFLISLIMRAAQGSATVAIATTAGLLLPSVSAMGLDTVHTALLAVAIGYGGLGLSHVNDSGFWVVTRYLGLSVKDGLRTWTPLTTVLGVAGFALTWILYAVIPVS, encoded by the coding sequence ATGCTTCCTCTTCCGATCCTCATCCTGATCGGCCTGGCGGGCCTCGGCCTGCTGCTCCTGCTCATCATCCGGTTCAAGATGCAGGCGTTCTACGCCCTCATCCTGGTGTCGATCATCGTCGGCATCGCGGCCGGGCTCCCGCTGACCACGATCCCCGCCGACGGTGACACCCCCGAGCAGCTCGGCGTCATCCAGGCGATCATCGCCGGTGTCGGCGGCACGCTCGGCTCGGTGGCCGTGCTCGTCGCGCTCGGGTCGATGCTCGGCAAGATCATCGAGCTGTCCGGCGGCGCCGATGCGCTCGCCGGCCGTTTCACCGGCTGGCTGGGCCCGAAGCGCGTCGGCATCGCGCTCGTCATCGCCGCCGGCGTCCTCGCGATCCCGGTGTTCTTCGACGCGGGGTTCATCATCCTCATCCCCATCGTGTTCGCCTTCTCGAAGGCCGCCGGTCTCAACCCGATCAAGTTCGGTCTTCCCGTGGCCGGCATCATGCTCGCCGTGCACGTCGCGGTGCCCCCGCACCCGGGCATCGTCGGCGGCTCCGCGATCCTCGGTGCCGACATCGGCTGGGTCACGATCTTCTCGCTCGCGATCTCGGTGCCTCTCGGTGTGCTGTCCTACCTCGTCGCGAAGTGGATCAACACCCGCGAGTTCGCGATGCTGGCTGCCACCAAGGAGATGTACGACAACTTCGGCACGGAGAAGTCGACGCTCACCGGCGGACTGGGCGAGGGCGAGAAGGCGCCGGGCGCCGGCACGGTCCTCGGGCTCATCCTCCTTCCGCTCGTGCTCATCATGCTCGGCACCGCGGTGGCGCCGCTGTTCGAGGCAGGCACGTTCTGGAACGGCTTCCTCAGCATGGTCGGCCAGCCGATCTTCGCGCTCATGGTCGCCATCGCCGCGGCGATGTACCTGCTCGGCATCCGCCGCGGATGGTCGGCGGCGCACCTCGGTGAGGTCATGGAGTCGGCGCTGCCGGCCGCCGCGGTCATCATCCTCGTCACCGGTGCCGGTGGCGCCTTCGGCCGGATCCTCACCGAGACGGGGATCGGCGGCGCGGTCGCCGAGGTGCTCGCCGCCAGCGGGATGCCTCTGCTGCTCGCGGCCTTCCTCATCTCGCTCATCATGCGTGCCGCCCAGGGGTCCGCGACCGTCGCGATCGCCACCACCGCGGGGCTCCTGCTGCCGTCGGTCTCCGCGATGGGGCTGGACACCGTGCACACCGCGCTGCTCGCGGTCGCGATCGGCTACGGCGGCCTCGGCCTCAGCCACGTGAACGACTCGGGGTTCTGGGTGGTCACGCGGTATCTCGGTCTGTCGGTCAAGGACGGTCTGCGCACCTGGACGCCGTTGACGACGGTGCTCGGCGTGGCCGGCTTCGCACTGACCTGGATCCTCTACGCGGTGATCCCCGTCTCCTGA
- a CDS encoding NAD(P)-dependent oxidoreductase has translation MTTTVAVIGLGAMGLPMATRLAERFTVRGFDIAPERVSLAAEAGVTPTSSAADAVDGADAVLVAVRTGAQLEALLFGEDGLAPHLADGAVVILTSTVGTDGIDAIAAQLAAHGAELVDAPLSGGPVRAGEGDLLIVVGATPSALETARPVLDQLASTLSIVGDKPGDGQALKTVNQLLCGVHIAAAAEALALADALGLDRARTLDALTAGAANSFMLGNRGPRALQAYDEDGAEVLSRLDIFVKDLGIVGDAARRAHLSTPVAAAAEQLFLLGEAQGLGALDDSAVIRVVAPERLS, from the coding sequence ATGACAACCACCGTCGCTGTCATCGGACTCGGCGCCATGGGGCTGCCGATGGCGACCCGCCTCGCCGAGCGCTTCACCGTTCGCGGTTTCGACATCGCCCCCGAACGCGTGTCCCTCGCCGCCGAGGCGGGCGTCACGCCGACCTCCTCGGCGGCGGACGCCGTGGACGGTGCGGATGCGGTGCTCGTCGCCGTCCGCACCGGCGCGCAGCTCGAGGCGCTGCTCTTCGGCGAGGACGGACTCGCTCCCCACCTCGCCGACGGCGCCGTCGTGATCCTCACCAGCACGGTGGGCACGGACGGCATCGACGCGATCGCCGCGCAGCTCGCCGCCCACGGCGCGGAGCTCGTGGATGCCCCGCTCTCCGGCGGACCGGTCCGTGCGGGGGAGGGCGACCTCCTCATCGTCGTCGGCGCCACGCCGAGTGCTCTGGAGACGGCACGCCCCGTTCTCGATCAGCTCGCCTCCACGCTGTCCATCGTCGGCGACAAGCCCGGCGACGGTCAGGCGCTGAAGACCGTCAACCAGCTCCTCTGCGGCGTGCACATCGCCGCGGCTGCCGAAGCGCTCGCGCTCGCCGATGCCCTCGGGCTGGACCGCGCCCGCACGCTGGACGCGCTGACGGCCGGTGCCGCGAACTCCTTCATGCTCGGCAACCGCGGTCCGCGCGCCCTGCAGGCGTACGACGAGGACGGTGCTGAAGTGCTCAGCCGCCTCGACATCTTCGTCAAGGACCTCGGCATCGTCGGCGACGCCGCCCGCCGGGCGCACCTCTCCACGCCGGTCGCCGCCGCGGCCGAGCAGCTGTTCCTCCTCGGCGAAGCGCAGGGCCTCGGCGCCCTCGACGACTCCGCCGTCATCCGCGTCGTCGCACCCGAACGACTGTCCTGA
- a CDS encoding four-carbon acid sugar kinase family protein yields MHIDDLLAPLPAPVAATAAEVRTEVDPADVLVVLDDDPTGTQSVANLPVLTRWERPDLDEALATGAAAVYVLTNTRSLDEDAAAARNREIVDVTLAAAAAHGRRVTFVSRGDSTLRGHFPLETDVLSTEIASRTGRAPALTLLVPAFPDAGRITVDSVHYWVTDGEATPVGETPFAADATFGYTSSDLREWVAEKTHGRIPASAVAGLDIRTIRSGVDAVVRFLEALADGTVVAVDVVEESDMRVVALALHRLRDRDVLLRVGPPYVRAHIGQEIAEPVQAADIPFAHDRGGLVVVGSHVPLTTAQLEALIAARPNTRTIELDVRALIGPERESHLEAQAHAVAAALATGTVIVHTTRELVTGASGDESLAIARRISSGVVDLVRRVLAIAPPRFVIAKGGITSSDVASEALEIRRATVLGPMLPGLVSLWQPETGPAVGIPYVVFAGNVGDADSLVTVVATLAGDDGTHPEGHS; encoded by the coding sequence GTGCACATCGACGACCTGCTGGCCCCCCTGCCCGCACCCGTCGCCGCCACCGCCGCCGAGGTCCGCACGGAGGTCGACCCCGCCGATGTGCTGGTCGTCCTCGACGACGACCCGACCGGCACGCAGTCGGTCGCGAACCTCCCCGTCCTCACCCGGTGGGAGCGCCCCGACCTGGACGAGGCGCTCGCGACCGGTGCCGCCGCCGTCTACGTGCTCACGAACACCCGCTCCCTCGACGAGGACGCGGCGGCCGCCCGCAACCGCGAGATCGTCGACGTGACCCTGGCCGCGGCCGCGGCACACGGACGGCGCGTCACGTTCGTCTCGCGGGGCGACTCGACGCTCCGCGGCCACTTCCCGCTCGAGACCGACGTCCTCTCCACGGAGATCGCCTCCCGCACCGGCCGCGCCCCCGCACTGACCCTGCTCGTGCCCGCGTTCCCCGACGCCGGCCGCATCACCGTCGACTCCGTGCACTACTGGGTGACCGACGGCGAGGCCACCCCGGTCGGCGAGACCCCCTTCGCGGCCGATGCGACCTTCGGCTACACGTCCTCCGATCTGCGCGAGTGGGTCGCGGAGAAGACGCACGGCCGCATCCCCGCGTCGGCGGTCGCCGGCCTCGACATCCGCACCATCCGCAGCGGTGTGGACGCCGTCGTCCGTTTCCTCGAGGCCCTCGCCGACGGTACGGTCGTGGCGGTCGACGTCGTCGAGGAATCCGACATGCGTGTCGTCGCCCTCGCCCTGCACCGCCTCCGCGACCGGGACGTGCTGCTCCGCGTCGGCCCTCCCTACGTGCGCGCACACATCGGGCAGGAGATCGCCGAGCCCGTGCAGGCCGCGGACATCCCCTTCGCGCATGACCGCGGAGGCCTCGTGGTCGTCGGCAGCCACGTGCCACTCACCACCGCGCAGCTCGAAGCGCTGATCGCCGCTCGACCGAACACCCGCACGATCGAGCTCGACGTGCGCGCCCTCATCGGCCCCGAACGCGAGAGCCACCTCGAGGCGCAGGCGCACGCCGTCGCCGCCGCGCTCGCCACCGGCACCGTGATCGTGCACACCACGCGGGAGCTCGTCACGGGCGCCAGCGGTGACGAGAGCCTCGCGATCGCTCGACGCATCTCCAGCGGCGTCGTCGATCTCGTGCGCCGGGTGCTCGCCATCGCACCGCCCCGCTTCGTGATCGCGAAGGGCGGCATCACCTCGAGCGACGTCGCCAGCGAAGCGCTGGAGATCCGCCGGGCCACCGTGCTCGGCCCGATGCTGCCCGGTCTCGTCTCGCTGTGGCAGCCGGAGACCGGCCCCGCCGTCGGCATCCCGTACGTCGTGTTCGCCGGCAACGTCGGCGACGCGGACTCCCTCGTCACCGTCGTCGCCACTCTCGCAGGCGACGATGGAACCCACCCGGAAGGACACTCATGA
- a CDS encoding FadR/GntR family transcriptional regulator, with product MTKLERVSRTQAVVDGLLDAIIAGRLEAGQPLPPEGELADQFGVSRLTMREGVRLLQAQGVIVAVPGTRHRIAPTEEWTGLDAVVRHAQSADARERSSLEMLEMRMMFETGAAELAAGRRTEEHLAELEALLAEMHRAHERADVEGFVAADLAFHDVIIRAAENRILVASMRPLTTMLQATRSETSAIPDIREHALAEHAAVLEAMRTGSGAAARQAMRSHMRQTRDDLLHYVHGR from the coding sequence GTGACGAAGCTCGAGCGGGTGTCGCGGACGCAGGCGGTCGTGGACGGGCTCCTCGACGCCATCATCGCGGGCCGGCTCGAGGCCGGGCAGCCGCTGCCTCCCGAGGGGGAGCTGGCAGACCAGTTCGGCGTCTCCCGGCTGACGATGCGCGAGGGCGTGCGTCTGCTCCAGGCGCAGGGAGTGATCGTCGCCGTGCCGGGCACCCGGCACCGTATCGCTCCGACCGAGGAATGGACGGGCCTCGACGCCGTTGTCCGCCACGCGCAGAGCGCGGACGCGCGGGAGCGGTCCTCGCTGGAGATGCTCGAGATGCGCATGATGTTCGAGACCGGGGCGGCCGAGCTCGCCGCCGGGCGGCGCACCGAAGAGCACCTCGCCGAACTCGAGGCTCTGCTCGCCGAGATGCACCGAGCGCATGAGCGTGCCGACGTCGAGGGGTTCGTGGCGGCGGACCTCGCCTTCCACGATGTGATCATCCGTGCGGCGGAGAACCGCATCCTCGTCGCCTCGATGCGTCCGCTGACCACGATGCTGCAGGCCACCCGCAGCGAGACGAGCGCGATCCCGGACATCCGCGAGCACGCGCTGGCCGAGCATGCCGCCGTGCTGGAGGCGATGCGCACCGGCTCGGGCGCGGCCGCCCGTCAGGCGATGCGCAGCCACATGCGGCAGACCAGGGACGATCTGCTGCACTACGTGCACGGCCGCTGA
- a CDS encoding UDP-N-acetylmuramate dehydrogenase, with protein sequence MSDVEPIRLAELTTLRTGAAPARMREATTTDELVAVLRETWAEGDPWLVLGGGSNLFVGDEPFEGTVIRIRTSGIEELPSPHDGRIRLRVQAGHGWDDLVAHTVAQGYAGLEAMSGIPGTVGASPVQNIGAYGQEIQETLVEVDLIDEATGEISTVPAADLGLGFRTSVLKHHHGSEPQRRAVILSVTVDLLVARERVVRGEQLRRALGLTDDTPVPLTWVRERILATRASKGMLLDADDPDTHGVGSFFQNAIVTAAQARSLPPECPRWPVAPDLDAVTVIPLASYDGHVPAAKTEAPDVKVSAAWLIEQAGIRKGFKLPRSRASVSTKHALALTNRGGATAAEVAELARFIQNRVHAEFGLVLQPEPVLVGVDL encoded by the coding sequence ATGAGCGACGTCGAGCCGATCCGCCTGGCCGAGCTCACCACTCTCCGCACGGGCGCCGCTCCCGCGCGCATGCGAGAGGCGACCACCACCGACGAGCTCGTCGCGGTCCTCCGCGAGACCTGGGCGGAGGGTGATCCCTGGCTGGTGCTCGGCGGCGGGTCGAACCTCTTCGTGGGGGACGAGCCGTTCGAGGGCACCGTCATCCGCATCCGCACCAGCGGGATCGAGGAGCTGCCGTCGCCGCACGACGGCCGGATCCGTCTGCGGGTGCAGGCCGGGCACGGCTGGGACGACCTCGTCGCCCACACCGTCGCGCAGGGCTACGCCGGGCTCGAGGCCATGAGCGGCATCCCGGGCACGGTCGGGGCCTCCCCGGTGCAGAACATCGGCGCCTACGGCCAGGAGATCCAGGAGACGCTGGTCGAGGTCGACCTCATCGACGAGGCCACGGGCGAGATCTCCACCGTTCCCGCCGCCGACCTCGGGCTGGGCTTCCGCACCTCGGTGCTCAAGCATCATCACGGCAGCGAGCCGCAGCGGCGGGCCGTGATCCTGTCGGTCACGGTCGACCTGCTGGTGGCGCGGGAGCGGGTGGTCCGCGGGGAGCAGCTCCGTCGAGCGCTCGGCCTGACCGACGACACCCCGGTGCCGCTGACGTGGGTGCGGGAGCGCATCCTCGCCACTCGCGCGTCGAAGGGCATGCTGCTGGACGCCGACGACCCGGACACGCACGGCGTCGGCTCGTTCTTCCAGAACGCGATCGTCACGGCCGCCCAGGCCCGCTCGCTGCCGCCGGAGTGCCCGCGCTGGCCGGTGGCTCCCGACCTGGACGCCGTCACGGTGATCCCGCTCGCGTCCTACGACGGTCATGTGCCGGCCGCGAAGACCGAGGCGCCGGACGTGAAGGTGAGCGCGGCCTGGCTCATCGAGCAGGCGGGCATCCGCAAGGGGTTCAAGCTGCCCCGATCGCGGGCCTCGGTGTCGACCAAGCACGCTCTGGCCCTCACCAACCGCGGCGGCGCCACGGCGGCGGAGGTCGCCGAGCTCGCCCGTTTCATCCAGAACCGCGTGCATGCCGAATTTGGGCTCGTGCTGCAGCCGGAACCCGTGCTGGTGGGCGTCGACCTGTGA
- a CDS encoding MaoC/PaaZ C-terminal domain-containing protein, producing the protein MSAFTVGDVLAERTVHLTRESLVRYAGASGDFNPIHYRDDVAAAVGLPGVLAHGMLTMGIASSVVVAALDPRTRILDYGVRFTKPVVVDPETGADVQVVATVGAVDDESARIDLKVTTGDTTVLVKAQLRVAVR; encoded by the coding sequence ATGAGCGCGTTCACCGTGGGAGACGTGCTCGCCGAGCGCACCGTGCACCTGACGAGGGAGTCGCTCGTCCGCTACGCCGGGGCTTCCGGTGACTTCAACCCGATCCACTACCGCGACGACGTCGCCGCCGCGGTCGGCCTTCCCGGTGTGCTGGCGCACGGCATGCTGACGATGGGCATCGCCTCGTCGGTCGTGGTCGCCGCCCTCGATCCGCGGACCCGCATCCTCGACTACGGCGTGCGCTTCACGAAGCCCGTGGTGGTCGACCCCGAGACCGGCGCCGACGTGCAGGTCGTGGCGACGGTCGGTGCGGTCGACGACGAGTCCGCACGGATCGACCTCAAGGTCACCACCGGCGACACCACCGTGCTCGTCAAGGCGCAGCTGCGCGTCGCCGTCCGATGA
- a CDS encoding MaoC family dehydratase N-terminal domain-containing protein gives MAVNQDLVGREFPPTAPYLVGREKVREFARAVFADAPQHTDVEAARAAGFADVVAPPTFAMVLQDLTLQQLLAQPDSGIVLARTIHAEQRFRYTRPIVAGDELTAQLRVTGIRMIGGNAMITSEAEITDDGGAHVVTATSVLLVGAEEEAA, from the coding sequence GTGGCAGTGAACCAAGATCTCGTCGGCCGGGAGTTCCCGCCGACCGCCCCCTACCTCGTTGGGCGGGAGAAGGTGCGCGAGTTCGCGCGCGCCGTCTTCGCCGACGCCCCGCAGCACACCGACGTCGAGGCCGCCCGCGCGGCCGGCTTCGCCGACGTGGTGGCGCCCCCGACCTTCGCGATGGTCCTGCAGGACCTCACGCTGCAGCAGCTGCTGGCCCAGCCCGATTCCGGCATCGTGCTGGCGCGGACCATCCACGCCGAGCAGCGGTTCCGTTACACGCGGCCGATCGTCGCGGGCGACGAGCTGACCGCGCAGCTGCGCGTCACCGGCATCCGCATGATAGGCGGCAACGCCATGATCACCAGCGAGGCCGAGATCACCGACGACGGCGGAGCCCACGTCGTCACGGCTACGAGCGTCCTGCTCGTCGGCGCCGAGGAGGAGGCCGCATGA
- a CDS encoding sulfite exporter TauE/SafE family protein gives MNDATVLKRGPRAYAAFIGIGLLAGLLSGLFGVGGGTVIVPLLVLLLAFDQRLAAGTSLAAIVPTAAVGVISYAASGSVAWIPALILAAGAVVGAQIGTRLLPRISQTALRWGFVGFLAIVIVSLFLVIPSRDAVFELTWLTGAALVAVGIGTGVLAGLIGVGGGVIVVPVLMLAFGTSDLVAKGTSLLMMIPTALSGTVGNLRNRNVDLVAALLIGVSACTTTALGAWLATIVDPTVGNLLFAAYLVVIAVQMGIKAVRGRRRG, from the coding sequence GTGAACGATGCGACGGTCCTGAAGCGCGGGCCTCGCGCCTACGCGGCGTTCATCGGCATCGGCCTCCTCGCCGGCCTCCTCTCCGGTCTCTTCGGCGTCGGCGGCGGCACGGTGATCGTCCCGCTGCTGGTGCTCCTGCTCGCGTTCGACCAGCGACTCGCGGCCGGAACCTCGTTGGCCGCGATCGTCCCGACGGCGGCCGTCGGCGTCATCTCGTACGCCGCCTCCGGCTCGGTCGCCTGGATCCCGGCGCTGATCCTCGCCGCCGGGGCCGTGGTGGGCGCCCAGATCGGCACTCGGCTGCTTCCGCGGATCTCGCAGACCGCGCTCCGCTGGGGTTTCGTCGGCTTCCTCGCGATCGTGATCGTGAGCCTGTTCCTCGTGATCCCGTCGCGCGACGCCGTGTTCGAGCTCACCTGGCTGACCGGCGCCGCCCTGGTCGCGGTGGGGATCGGCACCGGCGTCCTGGCCGGTCTCATCGGTGTCGGCGGCGGCGTGATCGTCGTCCCGGTGCTCATGCTCGCGTTCGGCACGAGCGACCTCGTCGCGAAGGGCACGTCGCTGCTGATGATGATCCCGACCGCTCTCTCCGGCACGGTCGGCAACCTCCGCAACCGGAACGTCGATCTCGTCGCCGCGCTGCTCATCGGCGTCTCGGCGTGCACGACCACGGCGCTCGGCGCCTGGCTGGCGACCATCGTCGACCCGACCGTCGGCAACCTTCTCTTCGCCGCGTATCTCGTGGTGATCGCGGTGCAGATGGGGATCAAGGCCGTCCGCGGTCGGCGACGCGGCTGA
- the rplQ gene encoding 50S ribosomal protein L17, with protein sequence MPKPTKGPRLGGGPAHERLLLANLAAALYTHKSIKTTETKAKRLRPLAERLITFAKRGDLHARRRVLSVIGDKEVVHVLFNEIAPLVADREGGYTRITKVGNRKGDNAPMAVIELVLEPVTPKAKSTKKAAAAPKDEKPAAEEAPAEETVEAPADETAADDTAAEAGAESQAEGEAAEAAAEDAVEKKSE encoded by the coding sequence ATGCCCAAGCCCACCAAGGGTCCCCGCCTCGGAGGCGGCCCCGCCCACGAGCGCCTGCTGCTTGCCAACCTCGCCGCTGCGCTGTACACCCACAAGTCGATCAAGACGACCGAGACCAAGGCCAAGCGCCTGCGTCCGCTCGCCGAGCGCCTCATCACCTTCGCCAAGCGCGGAGACCTGCACGCCCGCCGTCGCGTGCTGTCGGTCATCGGTGACAAGGAAGTCGTGCACGTCCTGTTCAACGAGATCGCTCCGCTCGTCGCGGACCGCGAGGGTGGCTACACGCGCATCACCAAGGTCGGCAACCGCAAGGGCGACAACGCGCCCATGGCCGTGATCGAGCTCGTCCTCGAGCCCGTCACCCCGAAGGCGAAGTCGACCAAGAAGGCCGCCGCTGCTCCGAAGGACGAGAAGCCGGCTGCCGAGGAGGCTCCCGCCGAGGAGACCGTCGAGGCCCCCGCGGACGAGACTGCTGCCGACGACACGGCTGCCGAGGCCGGCGCCGAGTCGCAGGCCGAGGGCGAGGCCGCTGAGGCCGCCGCCGAGGACGCCGTCGAGAAGAAGTCCGAGTAA
- a CDS encoding DNA-directed RNA polymerase subunit alpha, which produces MLIAQRPTLTEEKIVENRSRFIIEPLEPGFGYTIGNALRRSLLSSIPGAAVTSVRIDGVLHEFSTIPGVKEDVTEIILNIKQLVVSSERDEPITAYLRKTGAGEVTAADISAPAGVEVHNPELVIATLNDTAKFELELTIERGRGYVSATQNRNEYAEAGQIPIDSIYSPVLKVSYRVDATRAGERTDFDKLILDVETKSAISPRDAVASAAKTLTELFGLARELNVEAEGIEIGPAPVEAVNSSELSMPIEDLDLSVRSYNCLKREGINTVSELVALSETQLMNIRNFGQKSVDEVRDKLISLGLSLKDSVPGFDGAHFYGGSEDESF; this is translated from the coding sequence GTGCTTATTGCACAGCGTCCCACACTGACCGAGGAAAAGATCGTCGAGAACCGGAGCCGGTTCATCATCGAGCCTCTGGAGCCCGGCTTCGGCTACACGATCGGCAACGCGCTGCGCCGCAGCCTGCTGTCGTCGATCCCCGGCGCCGCTGTCACCAGCGTCCGCATCGACGGTGTGCTGCACGAGTTCAGCACGATCCCCGGCGTGAAGGAGGATGTCACCGAGATCATCCTCAACATCAAGCAGCTGGTCGTCTCCAGCGAGCGCGACGAGCCCATCACCGCGTACCTTCGCAAGACCGGTGCCGGTGAAGTGACCGCCGCCGACATCTCGGCTCCGGCCGGTGTCGAGGTGCACAACCCCGAGCTCGTCATCGCGACGCTCAACGACACCGCCAAGTTCGAGCTCGAGCTCACCATCGAGCGCGGCCGTGGCTACGTCTCCGCGACGCAGAACCGCAACGAGTACGCCGAGGCCGGGCAGATCCCGATCGACTCGATCTACTCGCCCGTGCTCAAGGTCAGCTACCGCGTCGACGCCACCCGTGCCGGTGAGCGCACCGACTTCGACAAGCTCATCCTCGACGTCGAGACCAAGTCGGCGATCAGCCCCCGCGACGCCGTCGCGTCGGCCGCCAAGACGCTCACCGAGCTGTTCGGCCTCGCCCGCGAGCTGAACGTCGAGGCCGAGGGCATCGAGATCGGCCCGGCGCCGGTGGAGGCTGTGAACTCCAGCGAGCTGTCGATGCCGATCGAGGACCTCGACCTGTCGGTCCGCTCGTACAACTGCCTGAAGCGTGAGGGCATCAACACCGTTTCTGAGCTCGTCGCCCTGTCGGAGACGCAGCTCATGAACATCCGCAATTTCGGCCAGAAGTCGGTCGACGAGGTGCGCGACAAGCTCATCTCGCTCGGTCTGTCGCTCAAGGATTCGGTGCCCGGTTTCGACGGCGCCCACTTCTACGGCGGCAGCGAAGACGAGTCCTTCTGA
- the rpsK gene encoding 30S ribosomal protein S11, which translates to MAAPKAAARKPRRKEKKNIALGQAHIKSTFNNTIVSITDPSGAVISWASSGGVGFKGSRKSTPYAAGMAAESAARQAQEHGVKKVDVFVKGPGSGRETAIRSLQAAGLEVGSIQDVTPQAHNGCRPPKRRRV; encoded by the coding sequence ATGGCTGCACCCAAGGCCGCCGCGCGCAAGCCGCGCCGCAAGGAGAAGAAGAACATCGCGCTGGGCCAGGCCCACATCAAGTCGACGTTCAACAACACCATCGTTTCGATCACCGACCCGTCCGGCGCTGTCATCAGCTGGGCGTCGTCGGGTGGCGTGGGCTTCAAGGGCTCCCGCAAGTCGACCCCGTACGCCGCAGGCATGGCCGCCGAGTCGGCCGCCCGCCAGGCGCAGGAGCACGGCGTCAAGAAGGTCGACGTCTTCGTGAAGGGTCCGGGCTCCGGCCGCGAGACCGCGATCCGCTCGCTGCAGGCCGCCGGCCTCGAGGTGGGTTCGATCCAGGATGTCACCCCGCAGGCGCACAACGGCTGCCGCCCGCCGAAGCGTCGCCGCGTCTGA
- the rpsM gene encoding 30S ribosomal protein S13, with the protein MARLAGVDIPRDKRVVIALTYIYGVGRTRSVEILKATDIDESIRVKDLSDDQLVALRDYIEGNYKVEGDLRREVAADIRRKVEIGSYEGLRHRRGLPVRGQRTKTNARTRKGPKRTVAGKKKAR; encoded by the coding sequence ATGGCACGTCTTGCCGGCGTTGACATCCCGCGCGACAAGCGCGTGGTGATCGCCCTTACCTACATCTACGGCGTCGGCCGTACCCGCTCGGTCGAGATCCTCAAGGCGACCGACATCGACGAGAGCATCCGCGTGAAGGACCTCAGCGACGACCAGCTCGTCGCCCTCCGCGACTACATCGAAGGCAACTACAAGGTGGAGGGTGACCTGCGCCGCGAGGTCGCCGCAGACATCCGCCGCAAGGTCGAGATCGGCTCCTACGAGGGCCTGCGCCACCGTCGTGGCCTCCCGGTCCGCGGTCAGCGCACCAAGACCAACGCCCGTACCCGCAAGGGCCCGAAGCGCACCGTCGCCGGCAAGAAGAAGGCCCGCTAA
- the rpmJ gene encoding 50S ribosomal protein L36, which translates to MKVNPSVKPICDHCKVIRRHGRVMVICKSNPRHKQRQG; encoded by the coding sequence ATGAAGGTCAACCCCAGCGTCAAGCCGATCTGCGATCACTGCAAGGTGATCCGCCGCCACGGCCGCGTCATGGTGATCTGCAAGAGCAACCCGCGCCACAAGCAGCGCCAGGGCTGA
- the infA gene encoding translation initiation factor IF-1: MAKKDGVIEIEGVVSEALPNAMFRVELTNGHKVLATISGKMRQNYIRIIPEDRVVVELSPYDLTRGRIVYRYR, from the coding sequence ATGGCTAAGAAAGACGGTGTCATCGAGATCGAGGGCGTCGTGTCGGAGGCTCTGCCCAACGCGATGTTCCGCGTTGAGCTCACCAACGGACACAAGGTTCTGGCAACGATCTCCGGAAAGATGCGGCAGAACTACATCCGCATCATCCCCGAGGACCGCGTGGTCGTGGAGCTCAGCCCCTACGACCTGACCCGCGGCCGCATCGTCTACCGCTACCGCTGA